From one Treponema denticola genomic stretch:
- a CDS encoding peroxiredoxin, translating to MEQMTMNMPLLGDDFPQLAVSTTHGPMKLPCDLKGSWFVLFSHPADFTPVCTTEFVAFQKLMPEFEKLGVKLIGLSIDQMQSHLKWIEWIKEKLGVEITFPVIAANDSIANQIGLLHPGKGTNTVRAVFIVDPNGKVRLVLYYPQEIGRNMEEIVRAVKALQTSDKNKVALPADWPNNGLIKDRAIIPPPPTEAEAKKRLKEYDGYDFWFCHKAL from the coding sequence CTTCCCCCAGTTAGCGGTTTCAACAACACACGGGCCTATGAAGCTCCCTTGTGATCTTAAAGGCAGCTGGTTTGTGCTTTTTAGCCATCCCGCCGATTTTACGCCCGTATGTACTACGGAATTTGTAGCTTTTCAAAAGCTCATGCCTGAGTTTGAAAAACTCGGTGTAAAATTAATCGGTCTTTCAATCGACCAAATGCAGAGCCATTTAAAATGGATTGAATGGATTAAGGAAAAACTCGGTGTTGAGATTACTTTCCCTGTAATTGCTGCAAATGACAGCATTGCAAACCAAATCGGACTCTTACACCCCGGAAAAGGCACAAACACCGTTCGTGCAGTATTTATCGTTGACCCCAACGGAAAGGTAAGACTTGTTCTTTACTATCCGCAGGAAATCGGCCGAAATATGGAAGAAATTGTCAGAGCCGTTAAAGCCCTGCAAACTTCGGATAAGAATAAGGTTGCTTTGCCTGCAGATTGGCCTAATAACGGTCTTATCAAAGACAGAGCCATCATTCCTCCGCCTCCCACAGAAGCGGAAGCTAAAAAGCGCTTAAAGGAATATGACGGTTACGATTTCTGGTTCTGCCATAAAGCTTTGTAA